The window AACTGATGaatgatttttaaatttctacacTGCGCAATTTTCTCTTTGCATTTAAAAAGATCCTTTGTAactaatatttgtatattaattatcCTAATTGAACGAACAAAATTATGAGAATCATCGACATTCAATCTCTACCGTggttgatatattttttaggcTGCACTTTTAATGAAAGGAAAGATACCATCtaaagaagatattaaaaaaacgATATTGGGTCTTTTACAATCAACAGCTTTCCTCTCATGGAGCGGTTTCTCGTATTCCGcatttatttgcattttaaggtttggataaattatttttctaatttataattcatattatgtacataaaaaaGAACACATGCTGAGGAAGAATATCATATAAGAAAAAGATTTTGTTAagttttaaaaatgaataaattgcaagtaaaatttgtttaattgattttatataatttgttaCTTTTTAAATTACTACTATAATTATggcattaatttaatttaacaatgCTTCTTAATTATGTAGCACACATTGTACTTATTTAAAAACTATACATTTCAGACGAATACTTGGAAACTTCAATTTTCTGACTGTATCATTTCTTCCATCCTTCTTATCTAGTCTAACAGCTATTGTTATTGAGAGACCATCAAGACGTCCTTTATTAAGTTTATATGTAGCTAATCTTGTGAGTGAATTAATTCTATGTTTCATCTTGTCAAGATAATATTATCTTTTTGTAAAGATTTATACAAATctataaaaatcataatttttaaacataatttttatatataattaattacaaaatcctTTACTAGGCAACAGAAACATTATTTAGAATGGGCATAGCAAGGGGTCATTATACTCCTATTCCTCAAGGTGGAACATATATTTTTGCTACAAGCATAacattattactttatttttatcgttctaGACCAAATAAAGAACCTTCCATGTATAGAATATTTAGGTACTTATTTATTCAGTACTTTTACTTGTGACAATTGCAAACAATTTTTACTTaactaagaaatttttattagaattctTGTTGGAAAATATGAGGAGTGTGGTTACCttgtagaaaaaaagaatttgcaTTGTGATACACAAATATGCTCTGCTGATGAAGGTAGTGCTAGTGGAAGTTCAATAGAAAAGCATGgtgtaaataaaaaatctcataaaaaaaatcttaatatatttatgaaatccCTTAAAATATATAGGAAAATTATAGAAAGATTAAAACTTCAAAGAAAACATAGTTCCTGTCCACATCCTTTTAGTTGTGCTCATTATATACTAAAGGTATATACATCCATTTGtatataatgaataaatacAAAAGATTAAATAAACATTGTGAAATATATAGTACTGATTGTCATTTTCATTTATAGGGTGGCATGGAAGTATTTAGTTATGCTCTAAGTGCTCAATTAGTGATTAAATTGTTCTTTGGCATGAAGAAATTACTTACGAAACCACCTTTGATAAAATCAATGATTTTCAAAAAGAACAATCTAAATTTGCCTATATTTTTAGGTGGTTTTGCGGGTCTTTATAgggtattattatatttttattataaatagtcaTTCTAGTTTTATGTGCACcttcataataattttcaaaactaTTTTAGCTAGTATCCTGTTTGTTGAGAAGATTCTTAGAAAAAGATTCTCCTTACTACGCAATTCCTGCTGGATTTATTGGTGGTTTAACATTtatgttttatagtaataatacagtAGCTCTATATTTTATGTGGAAAGCATTGCaggtatttttgtaaatattttcctGATTTTGCAATTTAGtatttttactatatattaaaatttatacttgCCTTTTTCATTTAGTTGTCATGGAATGATCTTGCAGAAAAAAATGTAGTACCTGAAATAAAGTGGTTTGTAATCTTTTTATACTGCTTTTGTACAGCAATACTCTTCCATGCAGCAATCCTTGAGCCACAGCTCTTGAGATCTTCttattggaaatttttatatGCTATATCTGGTGGAaggtactaaatattataatcattttaccaattcaaatttttaacatatattatattataccttTTATTCTTCTGTGTAATTTCAGAATAGCAACAATGTCTCGAGTATCATTAGACGCATTTGGTTTGGAATCAACTAAACATCTTGCAGATGTACTCAGAAAAACTAATACTACTGATAAGAAAACTTttgctttttaattgaaaaaaaaaagaatgggaAAAGAAAGAACTATATTGATCGTTGTTATTATTTAAGTAAAGTATTGGGGAACTAACGAGAGAATACAAAATGTTTGTTTctgcataaaaaatataaaagaagtcGCAACAGTATATACGCTGTTGAGTACACGTGCACTCAAGTAAAGGTCGTGGACACCCGAGCCCAAGAGACACCATGAAGTAAGGGGAATGCTTCTTACCTAAAAAAAGGGGGAACGGGGAACGTATACTGTGCATCAGTACTGTTTGGATTGTTCAGTAGTCTGTAGAGATCTTTCTCCACTTCATTTTTGTATCGTTATGTGAAATTTCAGTTGACATCACATTATACACAAAAAGTATACGTTATTAAATATGATTCCGTTCCGTGAAAATATgttgatatttcttttatattatcaacGCGTACAAGAGAACAAAGTCTCGTGCAAGAGGCTTCATCCATGAACTGTATTGCCGTAGGCGGAGTCAATTCTATTCCCCTTCCCTCATGGTACCCCTTAAATGCTAGAAATGATATTTCGGTATACGTGTACttgataaatattcatatcGACTTCTTTAAAACAGGAGACAGTAAAATGCTTTTATGCGAATACGTAACAGATATAATAGGcaatgattttataaaaagcTGTGTTCTAAAAGTTAAGATTGAACATTTATTAGGTACCTTTGCACTTGTATAGTCCATGGCGATATGGAAGTACCGTGAGGCAAGGGGAATGTCTTGACTCCGCCTACAGTGCATATATTCTCTCATCGATATGGAATGGGAAACGCTCCCCTGACCCCATAATACACCGAGAATATCCATCACTGTGCTcgagtgcacgcgtaccgaacgAATACACATCCAATCTATATTTTGATGTGACATTACTGTCATTACCCGTTTCACATATACGATTAATTTCAAGACATTTTGCATACATCGAAAGTATAAAttgatgaaaatatatatattaataaaatagttaCCAAAGAaacaaacatacatatataataaactTTTGTATTGctaaaattttacaatattcaTGTACAATTCCAGAATTAGATTCattcaattatatttaaaatgattattcgataatgttataaaaatttactATATCATAGATATTTGTTCATTCTTGTTCAATACATCTGTGATGTTAATATAGttcgtttaatttaaaaattttgtatatttatataatatatgtctATGTGTATAGGAAatgtgaaattattattttatgaataagcTGTTACAAAATAATGTAGATATTCTTCTAAGAATGTACAAAGATCTTTTTCATATACCTAAAATTACATACAACGTTTGTGATatcgaaattttacaaataataaaaaaattttgtattgatcattttgatagaaatgggtaatttatttattaacttaCAGAAGaacattattgaatttttttctcGCGAACATGCcaatattgaataaaatatttgaaatatacaaGACTACAATGTACTATTTTCGTTTTTTAACAGTTTCCAGTGctttattcattataatatcTGCATTTCTTCGTTCCTGTTTTCGTTTCAAACGTTTCTTTTGTCTCAAAACATTGTTCCAATTAATTTGACCTTGCATTTTTAAGTTTTCCCTATCTATATTCCCAGGAACAATTTCAGATTCTAAAACTGAAACATCATATTTCTGTACTACGATATTGGGTGGGTTTATAAATTCCAGTGTATCATTTTGCCATGGAAGCAAACCAATTGGACATTTTGCCCAATTATAGGTCGC is drawn from Bombus terrestris chromosome 12, iyBomTerr1.2, whole genome shotgun sequence and contains these coding sequences:
- the LOC100646237 gene encoding transmembrane protein 135 isoform X1, which codes for MPAQLSKFIDVQCKEYSHHWTNSCVAAAAGLGIDAIPQCLKLYATVYIAALLMKGKIPSKEDIKKTILGLLQSTAFLSWSGFSYSAFICILRRILGNFNFLTVSFLPSFLSSLTAIVIERPSRRPLLSLYVANLATETLFRMGIARGHYTPIPQGGTYIFATSITLLLYFYRSRPNKEPSMYRIFRILVGKYEECGYLVEKKNLHCDTQICSADEGSASGSSIEKHGVNKKSHKKNLNIFMKSLKIYRKIIERLKLQRKHSSCPHPFSCAHYILKGGMEVFSYALSAQLVIKLFFGMKKLLTKPPLIKSMIFKKNNLNLPIFLGGFAGLYRLVSCLLRRFLEKDSPYYAIPAGFIGGLTFMFYSNNTVALYFMWKALQLSWNDLAEKNVVPEIKWFVIFLYCFCTAILFHAAILEPQLLRSSYWKFLYAISGGRIATMSRVSLDAFGLESTKHLADVLRKTNTTDKKTFAF
- the LOC100646237 gene encoding transmembrane protein 135 isoform X2, which translates into the protein MKGKIPSKEDIKKTILGLLQSTAFLSWSGFSYSAFICILRRILGNFNFLTVSFLPSFLSSLTAIVIERPSRRPLLSLYVANLATETLFRMGIARGHYTPIPQGGTYIFATSITLLLYFYRSRPNKEPSMYRIFRILVGKYEECGYLVEKKNLHCDTQICSADEGSASGSSIEKHGVNKKSHKKNLNIFMKSLKIYRKIIERLKLQRKHSSCPHPFSCAHYILKGGMEVFSYALSAQLVIKLFFGMKKLLTKPPLIKSMIFKKNNLNLPIFLGGFAGLYRLVSCLLRRFLEKDSPYYAIPAGFIGGLTFMFYSNNTVALYFMWKALQLSWNDLAEKNVVPEIKWFVIFLYCFCTAILFHAAILEPQLLRSSYWKFLYAISGGRIATMSRVSLDAFGLESTKHLADVLRKTNTTDKKTFAF